The Paenibacillus wynnii DNA window TCCATCATCTGAACCCGTATAGATTTGATAGGTTTCACTGTACCGCGGTTTGATCTTGCCGCTCCACCGAACAGAGAAGAAATCTATACCAATTGCAGAATTAGGCGATAATAACCGCCAGTTAAAATCGAGAGCAGCATCCTTACGCACAAGAGCAGGGGTTCCTGAAAGCTGCATATTCGAAAAATACTCTCCCTGCAGTCCATTCTCATATACGGGTGTAACTGTTTGTAAAGGCTCCTGATTTTGCGATGTAACCGTAGCAGGCGTTGGCGTTGGCGTCGGTGTTGGCGTTGGCGTCGGCGTCGGTGTTGGCGTTGGCGTCGGTGTTGGCGTTGGCGTCGGTGTTGGCGTCGGCGTTGGTGTCGGCGTCGGCGTTGGCGTTGGTGTCGGCGTCGGCGTCGGTGTTGGCGTCGGCGTTGGTGTAACAGTCGATACTGTTACATTTAATGCATTTGAAGCTAAAAATAATGCGTTAGAGGGAACTGCACCCTTAATTTGACTAGGGCTTTCCCACATTAGACGAACTCGTGCATCTCCATCGTTCTCATAATATTCAATTTTAATGTCGTACAACTGGCCTGCTTGCAGAGGTATACTTCCGACACGTTCGGTTCCACTCTGTTTCGTCCAGCTGTCAATCACGATCTTCCCATCTACCCATACTCGAATACCATCATCCGAGGCTGTGTAAATCTGATAGGTCTCGCTATATAGAGGTTTGATTTTACCTGTCCAGCGTACGGAAAAGTAGTTGATGCCAAGTGAACTGGCTGGTGCTGTCAACCGCCAATTGAAATCAATTGCGCTATCATTCCGGACAAGTGCCGGTGTTCCTGAAAGAGTCATATTCTTAAAATATTGTCCCTGCAGCCCGTTTTGGGCCGGAAGTAGAAGACCTACTACCGGTGTGGGTGTCGGAACAGGCGTTGGTGTGGGTGATGGAGTAGCACTCGGAACCACTCCTGTACTGTATTCATCCCGGGTTAAAGTATAACTATTAATCATAAAGCTAGTTATGGTAGCCGTAGTATTTTTCTCGTAGAGCATCTTGCCCCAATTCATCATAAATGCCCAGTTAGGCTGTGTCTTGAGAATTGTGCCCGGATCGGGCATTTCACCGTTTTCTCCGATCGCGATCGGTTTGCCGGCAGCAAGAGTAAGCAGACTGTCATAATAGCTTTGTTTGTAATCATTCTCATATATATCTGCTGCCAGAATATCCACCTTGACTGCACCTGGATAGGTCGAGGCATAAGGATTAGCCCAGGCATTCGGTGCATTCGGGCTCCATACCCACAGCAGGTTGTTTAATTTATGATAGTTAACATAACGGTCATACATAATGTTCCAAAGGGTAGAAAAGTTATTCTTTTGCCCCCACCAGAACCAACCGCCATTCATTTCATGATAAGGTCTCCACAATACAGGTACACCCGCATCGCGCAAGCTTTTCAGGGAAACTGCCACCTTATCAAGCTCAGTAATCAGGCTGTTGTATTGCGCTGTTCCTGGTGTTACGTATTTGTCAAAGTCAGCCTGACTTAGGCTCCTTGAGACATTGGACCAGTCATACGTTGTTCCGGGAAGGTTCTCATGGAATGTCATTGCCACGATGCCGCCGTTTTTGTTCCAACTGATTGCACTGTTGACCACATTTTGCCGTTGCCAAGCCGTAGTACTTTCCGTCTGACCGCTTATTGCACCCAGCTCGTAGCCATGTAGCGCAGCATATTTCCCACTGGTTGCCTGCAGCTTGTTGCTGAATTCATCCGGACTTTCCAAATAGTCATGCTGGCCGGTTAAAATTCCTCTTCCGGAAATATCGGATACGTACTTCAGCAGCTTGATCGCTTCAGGTGAAGCATTTGGATTAACCGGGGCAAAACTTACAGCAGCTTCTGCAGATAGGGGCGCGATACTCAAACCCAACGGAATGGCAGTCAAGAACAGAGCAAGAGACAGCAACGAACATAACAGTCGATACTTACGGTAAGCTATCAAAATTCATCTTCCTCTCGGTAGCCAGGCTGCCACTCTTGCGAAAGGCCCTATAGCTTTGCGTCCCTATCTTTCGATAGGTTTGCCTTTGTCGTTTAGAAGGATTTATCCCTCTTACCGTAAATATCGACTGTATTTAGTTTTAGTTTAGTGCATTTATGAAAATTCTTTAATAATTAGTTCTTTGTACCTGTTTCAGGACTACACAAAATGGTTTAAATAGTTAGATTGTGCTACGAAATAAACTGATGTAATTCGATATCATCCCAATCCAGCGTGATCCGGATATTATCCTCTTCAACCAGCTCAGAGCCAGTCTGCACCTCAATAAATTCGAGATTCGTCAGAGCCAGTATGGCATGTTTGGTACCCTCAGGTATCCGAACTACGTCACCTGCTTTTACGTTATGCATTTTTTCGTTCAGTACAATACTGGCCTCACCACTGATTATTGTCCAGATCTCACTGCGTTTATGATGAAGCTGGTAGCTGATATTTTTGCCTTCGGCTATAAAAATCCGCTTAGTAAGTACTTCATTGCCCTCATCATATTTCACATAGTCGATCACTCGATAATGTCCCCAACGGCGCTCTTCATACATGGGTCTTTGTTCAAAAGTCTTCAATACTTCCTTGATGCGCGGACTTTCCGCTTTATGGGTAACCAGAATTCCATCAGGGCTTGCTGCGATAATAAGATCTTTCGCGCCAATGACGGTAATCGGAATATCCAATTCATTAATCAGGCAAGTTCCTTCGGAGTCAGCCGTGATAAATCCTTTGCCAACGTGATTGCTGGACATTTCCTCAGTCAGTGTATTCCACGTGCCTAAGTCTTTCCAGAACCCGTCATACGGCTGCACCACGATGTTATCCTCTTTTTCAACCACTTCATAATCAAAGCTGATGGATGCGAGCAGTTTATACTGCTTCTGCATTTCTTCATATCCCAAGGGAAGTCCCTTGCTCTGTAAGATATCCAGCAGATAGCCCAACCGGAAGGCGAATACGCCGCAGTTCCATAAAGCATTCCGACTAATTAGCTCCTCGGCTTGTTTACGGTCCGGTTTTTCCTGAAAATGACTCACACGCAGAAATCCATTTTCCCCTGCCGCATCGCGAGTCGGTATAATGTACCCATACTTCTCTGATGCCAGTTCAGGGACAACACCCATAAGTGCCAAGTTCGCGCCGCTCTCCTCCATTGTGCTCTCCAGTTTGGCCACACTCTCGAAGAAGGAAGACTCCACATAAGGATCTACCGGCAAAATGGCTACAATCTCAGAGGGGGAAACCCCTGCCACCGAATACAAGTAGGAGGCCGTGAGCGCAATCGCCGGAAAGGTATCACGCCGTTCCGGTTCAACAATGATCGGCACTTCGCTGCCCAGCTGACTTTGTATCATTTCCACCTGACCGCGGCCTGTTGCCAGATAAGAGGAACTCTCAAGACCCGTTTCTTTAAGCTGTCTCCAGACCCGTTGCACCATGGATTCCGGCTCACCTTGCGGGCTTTCTAATACTCTTAAAAATTGTTTTGAACGTGAATCGTTGGACAAGGGCCACAACCGTTTTCCTGAACCGCCTGACAATAGTACTAGTTTCATAAGTGAACCCTCCTTATGGGATTGTTATAAAAGAATGGGATGTTATGGCTGGGGGACTGCGATGAATGTTGGACTTCCGATCGCTGTTATCCTTGGATTTCCTGAATTGTGACCGCTCCTCGCGGTTGAAATCCAAGGATAAAGGCGAACACTTCGTTTCTACAGTTCCAAAATTCCTCTTCGTCCCTTTACATAACACTGTGTTTTTATAAAGATCCCATTATCTCCGCTAGCGCGATCGACCACTTGGTAGCTTTCCGGCGGCAATACTGCCTTGGAAAGCCAACCATAAAGAGATAACAGACAAAGAGATAAGACATAAGAGATAAGAGATTAAACCAACCTATACCGCGCCAGCCACACTCTGAGAATAACCGCTAAGGCCGCCCATCTGAGGGCGCCCAACGGAATGATATTCTAGGCCGGTGCCCTCGATTTGTTGCTTGGTATAAAGGTTGCGGCCGTCAATCAGAATTTGCTTACGCATGCTTTGCGCCAGCTTGTGCAAGTCGATATCCCTGAACAGGCTCCAATCCGTCAGCAGGCAGACCGCATCACTGTCTTTCGCCGCTTCTTCCGGCAAGGAGCACCAACGGAGCTGCGGATGATCGTATTGCTTCCTGAAGTTATCGGCAGCAATCGGATCGAAGAGTTTCACGATGGCACCCTCTGCAACAAGGGCCTCAACGATTTCACGGGCCGGGGCTTCACGTACATCATCTGTATTAGGCTTGAATGCGAGTCCCCAAATTCCGATTACAGCTCCTCGGAGACTTCCTAATGATTCATGCAGCTTCGAGATAATCATGAAACGCTGACCCTTGTTGACCTCAACCACAGATTCCAAAAGCTTGAATTCATAATCGACGTTACCAGCGATTTGAATCAGTGCATTGGTGTCCTTAGGGAAGCAGGAGCCGCCGTACCCGATACCAGCTTGCAGGAATGAGGAACCAATTCTGCGGTCCATCCCCATACCTTGGGCTACCTCGGTTACATCAGCTCCCACTTTTTCGCAAATATTAGCAATCTCGTTGATGAACGAGATTTTAGTAGCCAAGAAGGCATTTGAAGCATATTTAATCATTTCCGCGCTGCGAATATCGGTCACGAATACATTCTCCGTAAATCCTTGGTGTAGCTTTCTCATAACCGGCTCGAGGTCCGGATTATCCAACCCGATGACAATTCGATCTGGATGAAGCGTATCACTGATGGCTGAACCTTCTCTTAAGAATTCAGGGGCAGAGACGATATCAAAAGGATAAGTGGTCTGTGAAGCAATCATCTTGCGAATCTTTTCATTGGTTCCGACGGGAACGGTAGACTTAGTCATAATAATTTTGTAGCCATCCATGGCTCTGCCGACTTCGGCCGCCGCACCTTCGATATACTGAAGATCCGCTTCTCCGTTCGGCAGGGAAGGTGTCCCTACAGCAAGGATGATGATATCAGAACGCCGTACTGAATCCGTAAGATCGGAGGAGAAGGACAAGCGTCCCTCACGAAGATTCACTTCAATTAAAGCTTCGATTCCCGGCTCATAAATGGGAGATTCCATGCGGTTTAGCTTATTGATCTTTTCCTCATCTTTATCCACACAAATGACATGATTTCCGTTAAGTGTAAAGCATACGCCAGATACAAGACCGACATAGCCAGTACCGATTACTGCCAGCTTCATACAATCATCCTCCTTTTAAAAAGTTTACGTAGGCCTGTTCGACGTACTGCTTGAAATTAACCATGAACGACTCTTCGTCAAATTTCTGTGCATGACTTATGATTTGTCCGATATCCCATGAATAAGATTCAACTTCGTTAATCGCCGCCAGTAAATCCTCAACCTCTTGATGCTGGAAGAACACTCCGTTGACATATGGGATGATCGTATCCAGTGCGCCGCCAGCCTGATAAGCGATAACCGGTCGGCCGGCAGCGTTCGCCTCCAAAGGAGTAATACCGAAATCTTCCTCCCCGGGAAAGATAAGCGCACGGCATTGTGCCATTAAACCTGTCACCTGATCGTCCTCAAGCCTGCCCAGAAATGACACATTGCTCTTAGCCATACTTTCCAGCCGCTTCCGATCCGGACCATCGCCAACAATGTACAGCTTAAGACCGTTTCTACTGAAAGCTTCGACTGCCAAATCAATACGTTTATAAGAGACCAATCGTGAAACAATTAAATAATAGTCCCCGATAGTGCTTGAACTTGTAAAACGCGCTGTGTTAATCGGTGGGAAAATAATATCAGAGTCCCGATGATAGTAGTTCTGAATCCTTTTCTTCACTACAGAAGAGTTGGCTACAAACTGATTCACATTCTTAGATGTCCGCTGATCCCAATTTTTGAGCTGCTGCATATATACCTTCAGTAGCCTTTTGTATAACCCGGAATTGGACTGCCGCTCCATATATGTGTCGTAATCCCAAGCAAACCGCATTGGAGTATGGCAGTAGCATAGATGGAATGTATGACTCGGCACTTGAATGCTTTTCATAAAAGCACTGCTGGAGCTGAGTACGATGTCGTATCCGCTAAAGTCCAAATCCTTGATGGCCATAGGGTAAAGTGGCAGCATCCCTTTAAAATTAGTCTTCACTCCCGGAATTTTTTGCAACCAGGAGGTTCGGATATCCGCATCTTTGAGATTGTCAGTCAGGCGGCTTCCGTTGAAAACCGTCGTGAAGATCGGAGCTTCCGGATACATATGGTGGAATACTTCCACAACTCGTTCCGCTCCGCCCATTTGGATTAAGTAATCGTGCGCTATCGCAATTTTCATGTGAATCATCCTCAAAGTTTTATGGAGCATCATCAGAGTTACCACATCGTAATAAGTTTTACCTCGGAAGCCTTTGCTGTTCTCCGAAGCTCTAAGTCAGGTGCTTGCCAGCAAGCCTTTGTAGTAGTCCACAATATCCCTGACCGTGTTCTCGATTACAAAATGCTCCTTCACCCGCTTCATACCGTTGTCCGCCATCTTTCTTCTCTCCTCAGGGTGTTCCAGCATCCATGTAATGGATTCTGCCAAGAGGTCAGGATCACCAGGTTGGATCAGCATTCCCGTCTCACCGGGTATGACAATTTCCACTGGGCCCCCTTCGTTCGAAGCGATAACGGGAAGTCCCGCCGCCATTCCCTCAACGATAACCTGACCAAACGGCTCGGGTGTAATTGAGGTGTGTATCAGTAAATCCGCTGTGTTCATGATTCCTTGTATATCTTCCACGTGACCTAGGAGGCTCACATTCGTTAATCCATCTTGTTCAATCTTCTGAACCAATTCCTTCTTATATTCCTCTTCTCCAAACAAGGCGTCACCGGCTAGCCAAAATTTCACGCGCCCGTCTTGGCTGAACTTCTTAGCGGCTTCCAGCACAATATGCTGGCCCTTCCAATGCGCCAAACGGCCGACAAGTAATACGTTGAAATCCTTCTGATCTCTCTTCCCGATCCCGCCGCCTATGGCTTTGGCAAAAGCCGAGTAGACAACCAATGTTTTTTTGGAACGCGGCAGCTCCAAGGCATTTAATGTGGAGTGGGAATTCGCAATTACACCGTTTGGAAGTAAACGTGACAGTAATCGGATAGCTTTCGCAACCACCGGCTTCAAATACGGAGCACCGATGTGATCACGAATATGCCAGATTAAGGGCACGCCGGCCTTTTTGGCGGCAATGGTACCGTATAGAGCTGATTTCAATGAGTTGGTATGAACACAATCTACTTTTTCTTGCTTCAGTAGAGGCGCCAGCTTTCGGCCGTATGCCAAAAGTTTGAACAATGCACCAGGGGCGCCTAAATTAACGGCATTCCGGCCGCGAGACCGAACACTTTCATCCAGGGGGATAATCCGTACATCGATCCCCTTTTCCTTAAGCCGTTCAGCCAGCACGCCTTCCTCTGCCAATATAACCAGCGGATCAATCTGCTCTCCGATGTTCGTCAGGATGTTAAACAAGGCTACCTCGCCTCCGCTCCACTTAGCGGTATGGTCTATATAAGCTACTCTTAGCATCCTGCAGCCACATCCTTTTCAAGAGCTTCCCGGAATACAGCTTCTACTCCGTCAGCTACATGCTGCCATGTGTATTTCTCAAGTACATGATCTCTGCATTCATCACGAGATGGAAGGAGCTTTCGATTGCTAAGCATATGGATAATGCCTTCTGCCATATCTTCACTGGCTGGACTCTTGAACAGCAGTTCCGGTCTGAAGCCTTGCAGGATTTCCTTGTTGCCTCCGACTGGTGTAGCCATAACCGGCAATCCGGTCGCCATTGCTTCGACGGTAATTAGTCCAAAGCCTTCCAGTGCCTGTGAAGGAACTACGAAGAGATCCGCTGCTTGGTAATACCCTGTTAGTTCATGATCCGGAATGTATCCGAGCAGCCTTACTTTATTACTTAAGCCATAGTCGGCAATTTTCTCTTCCAGCTCTCCGCGCAGCGGGCCTTTGCCACCTATTAGCAGGATCGCATTAGGGAAACGCTCCGACACTTGCTTCCAAGCCTCTAGCAGCTGTAGTAATCCCATTCGGTTCACCAGCCTGCGAACCGTCAAGACGGTAGTTGCGCCTTCCGGCAGATTCAAGGTTCTCCGGATGGCTAGGCGATTGGTTGCCGGAACGAATCTTTCTACATTGGCAGCACCCGGGATGACTATGATTTTATTAAAAGGAACGCCGTGCAGATCATGAAGCATGTCACGGAATGTTTCACTGAGTACGATGAACTTATCCGCCAGCTTATAGGCTTTATGTTCAATAGATTTGGCTATCGTTGTTTTGACCCGGTGTTTGATGCCCTGACCTTCGATCTTCATTTCTTCATTCCAAGGTCCGTGAAACGTCATGACTACAGGTATTCCGCGTTTCTTCGCTTCCATAGCAGGACCGATTCCATAAGGTGCGAAGTGGGTGTATAGGATATCAATTCGACCACTTCCACTTCCCATTAGATCAGCCGCCTTACGCTGAAAAGCATCCTTGCGTTTCCATATAGCATCCTTCGGATCACCGGCGTTATGAATAATCAGTTCTTCAGAGGTTGTAGGCTTCTCTTGACTGCAGATCAGCGCATGTACCCGGTTTCGTGAGGAGAGCTGCTCACAAACGGATTTGAAATAGGTATTTAATCCGCCTGGTTGTAACGAGGGCCAGCTAAGGCCGGTCGTCATAATGTTCAATCCTTCACTGTACGGCATAGCTTCTCTCCCCTTTTTTCTCCTTCTCAGCCTGACCCTCCGCATTATGCTGGGCCAAGCTGTTCTTGCTTTGCAGTTCGTAATGCTTGAAGCCGACCATGAATTCGTACATAACCCAGAACACCGATACGGCGAAGCCTGATATCCCTTTTTTGAATAATCCATGCAGGAAATACTTCTGCAGGAATCGTGCCGGTGGACGAAGCAGCAGTAGACTAATCCGGAACGGCTTGCCGCTGGCATATGCCGTCTGTGCTTCAAGATCGGTATATTTATTGAAGCGGGACACATGATCGTTAATACTGCGGAAGCCTTGATGCCACAGCACCCCTTCAAGTCGGACCGTCCGATCCTCCGAAACATCAGGCATTTCATGCACTAGGCTGTTACGGATACCGTACTGTTTGCGGTTATACAGTCGAACCAGGTATTCACCGCGATCCAGCCACCTGCCTAGAAAATCACCGATTCTATAAAGGGAATAAGCTACCGTTATATCCGTAAGTCCACGCTTGCGTTCCAGAATATCCGCAGCCAATTCGTCGCTTACCACTTCATCGGTATCAATGAGGAAGACCCAATCATGGATGGCGCGTTCCACTCCGAATTCCCTTTGCTTAGCGTATCCGGGCCATGGATTGACGAACACCCGGCAATTCAGGCTTTCGGCCAATTGCACCGTCCCATCCTTGCTTCCTCCGTCGATAACCACAATCTCATCGGCGAAAAGTCTGCAAGACTGAATCGCACTCGATATTCGAGTTTCGTCATCTTGGGCGATGATGACCACCGAAATCGGGTAACTGCCCGGGCCGCCAAGCACGCTTGTTACTGACTCCATGAAAGTTTCCTCCTTTTGTCTAAAAATCCGGGGTTTCAAGGCCTTAGCCTCTACCCGTTAGCATCCATAGGTTTCTTGCGAATGTAAGAATTCATCGTCGTCTTCATCCATTGAATGTCCTGCCCGTTAATGAGCAGCCGTGGAATCTTAACCTTTAAGTTAAATCTGATATTAAGAATGATAAATCCGAACCGCAGTATAGCTGACGAGAGCATGGCTACACCTGCACCGAACAATCCGAACTTAGGGACTAGGAAGAATAACAGCGGTATAACCAGGATCAAGCCCACACCCTGAAGTATGGATACAAACTTCGGTTTTCCCAGTGCCATGAAAGCCTGTGCCAGTATGAGCGTCCCTCCACTAATCGTTACTTCCAGCAGCAGCAGTCGGAACACTGTTAATGCCGTGTTGAAATCCTTGCCGTACAGTAATGGAATCACTAGAGGGGCCACCAACATCAAGATCAGCGATCCGATCATTGTAAAGGTAGTACTAATCCGAAAGGCTTTGAAAGTAAGGCTGATGGCTTCCTCTTTCGATAATTCAGAGGCTTTTGGAAACAGCACCACTGTAATCGAGTTTGAAAAGAAGTTGACCATCCGTGAAAGACTTACAGCCACTGCATACAGCCCTAGATCAGCGGGACGGAGCAGGCCTGCAATGATTATCTGATCAATATAGAAGGAAAACTGCCCCAGCAGATCATTTCCGTACGAACCTAAACCGTAGGTAAATAACTTTTTGAACTGTTGATAGCTGTCCCGCATTTTCACTCTATAGGTTCGCAGAAGATTGAATGTCATCCAGATGAACAGCGGTACTGAAGGAAACAGGTATGCAAACGCCGTGGTAAATGGATTCATGGTGTGAGTTAGAATCAATACCCCGATCATGATTAGTGTCAGGAGAGGAGTAAGATATCGAAGCCAGTTAAATTTCTTGTAATCCCCTCGGAACTGGAAGGCTGCATTATTGATCTGGGAGACGACGATTAGCGGACAAAGGATCATTGACCATTGTGCGAATTGTACAACATCCGGGCTGAAGGATTTCAGCCAGTAAGGAAGTACAATTATTCCAACAATCATTGCGGCGGTTCCGAAGAATAGCGCGATCATTAAGGCCATCCGATACAACACACCGGCATCATCCGGATTTTTTTTGGCGTTATAGATTAACGCCGAGGGAATACCAAAGCTCATGCTGAACGCCAGAAACTGCGACCAGTTCACCATCGCTGTCTGTTCACCTCTACCCGTCGGTCCGAGATAACGGGCGGTCAGCACACCAGTCAGCATGTTAAGGAGCAAGATTAGAATGCTGACAAACATAGTTTTAACGGCGGCTGAGCTGTTGCCTTTGCTCTTCGTAAAGTTTCGGAACGAAGACCAGACCGAGTTAGTTGGAAATGATTTTGCGTTCAATTGCTGCATGTGGTGTTCCCTTCTTTCTGCTCTCAATAACCTCTTTAGCGCTGAGGCCGAGACCGATCAGCATCCAGATTAGATATCCTTTCATACCGGGAAAACCGTTGTCCGATACTAGACTTGCAATCGCTCCGCACCAGGCTGCCAGGGCCAGCCGAGCATATGGCTGCTCGCTGTCTTTACGGATGACTCTGACAACTATTTGTTTAACGACTGCGCCTAATGCTCCGAAGAAGAAGACGGCGCCCGCAACCCCGAAGGTTAGTAGCAGTGCGATAAACCCGTTATCCATAATTCCATACTCACCGAGCTCTCCGCCGTTCCCAAGCTTAGTTCCTGTTCCTACACTGCCGATACCTTCACCTACAGGATTAGCAGCGACCATGGGAAGCATGTTTTGCCATAAGCCGAGACGTTCGTTATACGAATGATCTTCCTTTACAGAGGTCAATGTCTCCATTCTGGCTACAAGTCCTTCCGCTCCGGGAAGCTTGGGAACGATCCAGATTAAGGCGCAAGCGACAAAAGTAATCTGAAGCAGTGTTTTCCATTTCCCCTTGGAGGAGGAAGAACCGATGTACACCAGCAGCATCACCAGCAGAACCAACCAAGCCGAGCGTACTAGAGTGGTCAAGAGACATACTACAACGAGTAGTACTCCAATCCAGCGCAGGCTTCCCTGCCATCTTTTCTCCAGAATCATCGGCACTAGTGCGAATACTAGAAAAGCGGCTGCAGGTCCGGGTGAATTCAAGGTAGAGAATACTCGGATTTCCAGAGGATATGGCAACCCAATGGAGATCATATCCGCATGCCTCATCCAAAATGCATCCCAGGGTGGAACGGTTAGATACTGGATAATCCCGTATACTGCGACCATGACCGCGATATTGGCGTAAGCGTGAAGCAGACGATCCATATCTTTGGTAGTGAAAGGCGTTACTGCAAAGAATGGGATTAGAAGCAGCGGTACAATGTAATTCGCCAGATCATATACCGAGCCCATGCCGTTCTTCGCCAAACCTATTAGGGCCCCGTATGCTAGTGCTGCTGCGAATAATAAGACGATCCGGTTAGAGGAGCGCTTCATTT harbors:
- a CDS encoding O-antigen ligase family protein, whose amino-acid sequence is MNVRTGNAGKKFGEFLSFSLPVTLAAICILLPLMIGFASAKLSSTSSLQGVILSGILFPAFILAILKPRILIPYTLLIWAIAPELRRIADWAEGVYHSVSLLSLAPLLTGATLVIPVLREIHKMKRSSNRIVLLFAAALAYGALIGLAKNGMGSVYDLANYIVPLLLIPFFAVTPFTTKDMDRLLHAYANIAVMVAVYGIIQYLTVPPWDAFWMRHADMISIGLPYPLEIRVFSTLNSPGPAAAFLVFALVPMILEKRWQGSLRWIGVLLVVVCLLTTLVRSAWLVLLVMLLVYIGSSSSKGKWKTLLQITFVACALIWIVPKLPGAEGLVARMETLTSVKEDHSYNERLGLWQNMLPMVAANPVGEGIGSVGTGTKLGNGGELGEYGIMDNGFIALLLTFGVAGAVFFFGALGAVVKQIVVRVIRKDSEQPYARLALAAWCGAIASLVSDNGFPGMKGYLIWMLIGLGLSAKEVIESRKKGTPHAAIERKIISN
- a CDS encoding oligosaccharide flippase family protein, whose amino-acid sequence is MQQLNAKSFPTNSVWSSFRNFTKSKGNSSAAVKTMFVSILILLLNMLTGVLTARYLGPTGRGEQTAMVNWSQFLAFSMSFGIPSALIYNAKKNPDDAGVLYRMALMIALFFGTAAMIVGIIVLPYWLKSFSPDVVQFAQWSMILCPLIVVSQINNAAFQFRGDYKKFNWLRYLTPLLTLIMIGVLILTHTMNPFTTAFAYLFPSVPLFIWMTFNLLRTYRVKMRDSYQQFKKLFTYGLGSYGNDLLGQFSFYIDQIIIAGLLRPADLGLYAVAVSLSRMVNFFSNSITVVLFPKASELSKEEAISLTFKAFRISTTFTMIGSLILMLVAPLVIPLLYGKDFNTALTVFRLLLLEVTISGGTLILAQAFMALGKPKFVSILQGVGLILVIPLLFFLVPKFGLFGAGVAMLSSAILRFGFIILNIRFNLKVKIPRLLINGQDIQWMKTTMNSYIRKKPMDANG